From Streptomyces sp. HUAS MG91, the proteins below share one genomic window:
- the efeB gene encoding iron uptake transporter deferrochelatase/peroxidase subunit yields MADIRADKQADNQADSEGRTGTGASAPGITRRRLIGTAGATGVALGAVGAGAGYAVASANSPEQPQALTSLGTDAVMFHGKHQPGITTPMQAHGHLVAFDLAAGAGRKEATALLRRWSATAERLMAGEPMTSRDTDVARDAGPSSLSVTFGFGHSFFSRTGLEKQRPGALDPLPDFFSDHLDKARSNGDLWVQIGADDGLVAFHALRAIQKDAGGAAKVRWQMNGFNRSPGATARPMTTRNLMGQIDGTDNPKPSESDFDRRIFVPASGSAQSPAWMGNGSYAVVRRIRMLLDDWEKLSTSAQESVIGRKKSTGAPLTGGTETSEMKLDKTDGNGDLVVPLNAHARISRPDQNGGAAMLRRPFSFHDGIAADGVPDAGLLFICWQADPLRGFVPVQRKLDRGDALSRFIRHEASGLFAVPGGADKGGYVGQALLEG; encoded by the coding sequence ATGGCTGACATCCGGGCCGACAAGCAGGCCGACAATCAGGCCGACTCCGAAGGCCGTACCGGAACCGGCGCGTCGGCGCCCGGCATCACCCGGCGCCGGCTGATCGGCACGGCGGGCGCGACCGGCGTCGCGCTGGGCGCCGTCGGCGCGGGCGCGGGATACGCGGTGGCGTCCGCGAACTCCCCCGAGCAGCCGCAGGCGTTGACGTCGCTCGGCACCGACGCGGTGATGTTTCACGGGAAACATCAGCCCGGCATCACCACGCCGATGCAGGCCCACGGCCATCTCGTCGCCTTCGACCTGGCGGCGGGCGCGGGCCGCAAGGAGGCCACCGCGCTGCTGCGCCGCTGGTCGGCGACGGCCGAGCGGCTGATGGCGGGCGAGCCGATGACGTCCCGGGACACCGATGTCGCCCGCGACGCGGGCCCGTCGTCCCTCAGCGTCACCTTCGGTTTCGGGCACAGCTTCTTCTCCCGTACGGGGTTGGAGAAGCAGCGCCCGGGCGCCCTGGACCCGCTGCCCGACTTCTTCTCCGACCACCTCGACAAGGCGCGCAGCAACGGCGACCTGTGGGTGCAGATCGGCGCCGACGACGGGCTCGTCGCCTTCCACGCCCTGCGCGCGATCCAGAAGGACGCGGGCGGCGCGGCGAAGGTCCGCTGGCAGATGAACGGCTTCAACCGCTCGCCCGGCGCCACCGCCCGGCCGATGACGACCCGCAATCTGATGGGCCAGATCGACGGCACCGACAATCCCAAGCCGTCCGAGTCCGACTTCGACCGGCGGATCTTCGTGCCGGCGTCGGGCTCGGCGCAGTCGCCCGCGTGGATGGGAAACGGTTCGTACGCGGTCGTCCGGCGGATCCGGATGCTCCTCGACGACTGGGAGAAGCTGTCGACTTCGGCGCAGGAGTCCGTCATCGGGCGCAAGAAGTCGACGGGCGCCCCGCTGACCGGTGGCACCGAGACCAGCGAGATGAAGCTGGACAAGACGGACGGCAACGGCGATCTGGTCGTCCCGCTCAACGCCCACGCCCGCATCAGCCGCCCGGACCAGAACGGCGGGGCCGCGATGCTGCGCCGCCCGTTCTCCTTCCACGACGGCATCGCCGCGGACGGCGTGCCCGACGCGGGCCTGCTCTTCATCTGCTGGCAGGCGGATCCGCTGCGCGGCTTCGTCCCCGTCCAGCGCAAGCTGGACCGCGGTGACGCGCTGTCGCGGTTCATCCGGCACGAGGCAAGCGGACTGTTCGCGGTGCCGGGCGGCGCGGACAAGGGCGGATACGTGGGACAGGCGCTGCTGGAGGGGTGA
- a CDS encoding copper resistance protein CopC produces the protein MKTIAPRFRHLVLLFLAVTGALLAGAAPASAHAALTGSDPGQGAVVQQAPQQVSLTFSEEVAMSGGSVRVLDPSGKRVDNGKVGHPKGTTYTVGLHGGLPDGTFTVAYQVVSADSHPVSGAYTFSIGAPSKTSAVIADQNAGGGVVGTLYGAGRYVSYAGFVLLVGGAAFVLACWPRGAGIKPVQRVVVGGWTALTAATIALLLMRGSYTGSGKVSDIFDMALLGQVLQTKSGAALTSRLLLLAAAALFIAVLFGAYVKRAEDGDKKEIKDLTFGLAVGGTVVAAGLGATWAMAEHASTGIQAGLAMPVDVLHLLAVAAWLGGLTTLLVALYRAPSIEASAVRRFSRVAFCSVVVLAATGLYQSWRQVGSLSALTGTTYGRLLLIKVGLVAVLVGIAWISRRWTGRITASAAAPETVGEQRTDSPDTLSSDTDSSDTVSSERISSKEKEPVAVAAGGRSDDPRRAAQLARQRAAMTTAREKRVRDADPHRFGLRRSVLAEAGVAVVLLAVTTVLTSTEPGRTEEEAKSATSAAQTQSGPLSLKVPFDTGGEDGKGTVLLDIDPGRTGDNVMHLYVQRPNGKGFDVPEVKVALTLKSKNIGPLTVTPDRIATGHWSASGVQIPVAGDWKIEVTVRTSDIDQITVSKNAKIG, from the coding sequence GTGAAGACCATCGCTCCCCGCTTCCGGCACCTGGTGCTGCTGTTCCTCGCCGTCACCGGCGCGCTCCTGGCCGGTGCCGCTCCCGCGTCCGCGCACGCCGCGCTGACCGGGAGCGACCCCGGGCAGGGAGCGGTGGTCCAGCAGGCGCCGCAGCAGGTGTCCCTGACCTTCTCCGAAGAGGTCGCCATGTCCGGCGGCTCGGTGCGCGTGCTCGACCCGTCGGGCAAGCGCGTCGACAACGGCAAGGTCGGCCACCCCAAGGGCACCACCTACACGGTGGGCCTGCACGGGGGCCTGCCCGACGGCACGTTCACCGTCGCCTACCAGGTCGTCTCGGCCGACAGCCACCCCGTCTCCGGCGCCTATACGTTCTCCATCGGCGCCCCCTCCAAGACCTCCGCCGTGATCGCCGACCAGAACGCGGGCGGAGGCGTCGTCGGCACCCTCTACGGCGCCGGGCGCTATGTCTCGTACGCGGGCTTCGTGCTGCTCGTCGGCGGCGCCGCGTTCGTGCTCGCCTGCTGGCCGCGCGGTGCCGGGATCAAGCCGGTGCAGCGGGTCGTGGTCGGCGGCTGGACCGCGCTCACCGCGGCCACCATCGCCCTGCTCCTGATGCGCGGCTCCTACACCGGGTCCGGCAAGGTCTCCGACATCTTCGACATGGCGCTGCTCGGCCAGGTCCTCCAGACCAAGTCGGGCGCCGCGCTCACCTCCCGGCTGCTGCTGCTCGCCGCGGCCGCGCTCTTCATCGCCGTCCTGTTCGGCGCCTATGTGAAGCGGGCCGAGGACGGCGACAAGAAGGAGATCAAGGACCTCACCTTCGGGCTCGCCGTCGGCGGCACCGTCGTCGCCGCCGGGCTCGGCGCCACCTGGGCGATGGCGGAGCACGCCTCCACCGGCATCCAGGCGGGGCTCGCGATGCCCGTCGACGTGCTGCATCTGCTGGCCGTCGCGGCCTGGCTCGGCGGGCTGACCACCCTGCTCGTCGCGCTGTACCGGGCCCCCTCCATCGAGGCGTCGGCGGTGCGCCGCTTCTCACGGGTGGCCTTCTGCAGCGTCGTCGTACTCGCCGCCACCGGTCTGTATCAGTCGTGGCGGCAGGTCGGCTCGTTGTCGGCGCTGACCGGAACCACGTACGGACGGCTGCTCCTGATCAAGGTCGGGCTCGTCGCCGTACTCGTCGGCATCGCCTGGATCTCCCGGCGGTGGACCGGCCGGATCACCGCCTCCGCGGCCGCGCCGGAAACCGTGGGCGAGCAGCGTACGGACTCCCCGGACACGCTCTCCTCGGACACCGACTCCTCGGACACGGTCTCCTCGGAGAGGATCTCTTCCAAGGAGAAGGAGCCCGTCGCCGTCGCCGCGGGCGGCCGGTCCGACGACCCCCGGCGGGCCGCCCAGCTCGCCCGGCAGCGCGCCGCGATGACCACCGCGCGCGAGAAGCGCGTCCGCGACGCCGATCCGCACCGCTTCGGCCTGCGGCGCTCGGTGCTCGCCGAGGCGGGCGTCGCGGTCGTGCTGCTCGCCGTCACCACCGTGCTGACCTCCACCGAACCGGGCCGCACCGAGGAGGAGGCCAAGTCCGCCACCTCGGCCGCGCAGACCCAGTCCGGGCCGCTCTCCCTCAAGGTGCCGTTCGACACCGGCGGCGAGGACGGCAAGGGCACGGTGCTGCTGGACATCGACCCGGGCCGCACCGGCGACAACGTCATGCACCTCTACGTGCAGCGGCCGAACGGCAAGGGCTTCGACGTCCCCGAGGTGAAGGTCGCCCTCACCCTGAAGTCGAAGAACATCGGGCCGCTCACCGTCACGCCCGACCGCATCGCCACCGGACACTGGAGCGCGAGCGGCGTGCAGATCCCGGTGGCCGGCGACTGGAAGATCGAGGTGACCGTGCGCACCTCGGACATCGATCAGATCACTGTCTCCAAGAACGCGAAGATCGGCTGA
- a CDS encoding copper chaperone PCu(A)C, protein MRRAPLALGAVVLASGLALAGCGDSSSGTPDVKVADAFIPEPASGDMAAGFFVVRNSGAADTLTSVSSSVAGDVTMHSTKNGVMREQESFAVPADGELDFERGGNHLMFENLKRKPKEGDKVTVKLHFAESGTVEVAFPVKAATYNPTASSSSSSSSSSSSSSHASHSSQ, encoded by the coding sequence GTGAGGCGCGCCCCGCTGGCACTCGGCGCCGTCGTGCTGGCCTCCGGGCTCGCGCTCGCCGGGTGCGGCGACTCGTCCTCCGGCACGCCGGACGTGAAGGTCGCGGACGCGTTCATCCCCGAGCCCGCGTCCGGTGACATGGCGGCCGGGTTCTTCGTCGTCCGCAACAGCGGCGCCGCCGACACCCTCACCTCGGTGAGCAGTTCCGTCGCCGGCGACGTGACCATGCACAGCACCAAGAACGGCGTCATGCGCGAGCAGGAGTCCTTCGCCGTGCCGGCCGACGGCGAGCTGGACTTCGAACGGGGTGGCAACCACCTCATGTTCGAGAACCTCAAGCGAAAGCCGAAAGAAGGCGACAAGGTAACGGTGAAGCTCCACTTCGCCGAGTCCGGAACCGTCGAGGTCGCGTTCCCGGTGAAGGCCGCCACCTACAACCCGACCGCCTCGTCGTCCTCGTCGTCGTCATCGTCATCGTCATCGTCGTCGCACGCGTCTCATTCGTCTCAGTGA
- a CDS encoding SCO family protein produces the protein MSKKTLFAVAGLVSAAALTLTACGSGDGGDKPVTEVSTEAGSQQAATVLDKPFEKPDLVLTDTHGKKFDLRAETKGKPTLIYFGYTHCPDVCPLTMSNLAVATKSLSPAERKKLQVVFVTTDPDRDTPAVLGKWLKAQDPDFIGLTGDFATIQGGARTLGISIEPTQKDKNGKLVSMHGTQVIAFSPKTDAGYVLYGEDATVDDYTKDLPKLVQGAKP, from the coding sequence ATGAGCAAGAAGACCCTGTTCGCCGTCGCCGGGCTGGTCTCGGCGGCCGCCCTCACGCTGACCGCCTGCGGCAGCGGTGACGGCGGCGACAAGCCGGTGACCGAGGTGTCCACCGAGGCCGGGTCGCAGCAGGCCGCGACCGTCCTCGACAAGCCCTTCGAGAAGCCGGACCTCGTCCTCACCGACACCCACGGCAAGAAGTTCGACCTGCGCGCGGAGACCAAGGGCAAGCCGACGCTGATCTACTTCGGCTACACGCACTGCCCCGACGTCTGCCCGCTGACGATGAGCAACCTCGCCGTCGCCACGAAGTCCCTCTCCCCGGCCGAGCGGAAGAAGCTCCAGGTCGTCTTCGTCACGACCGACCCGGACCGGGACACCCCGGCCGTGCTCGGCAAGTGGCTCAAGGCCCAGGATCCCGACTTCATCGGCCTGACCGGCGACTTCGCCACCATCCAGGGCGGCGCCCGCACGCTCGGCATCTCCATCGAGCCGACGCAGAAGGACAAGAACGGCAAGCTGGTGTCGATGCACGGCACGCAGGTCATCGCGTTCTCGCCGAAGACCGACGCCGGGTACGTCCTGTACGGCGAGGACGCCACGGTCGACGACTACACCAAGGACCTGCCCAAGCTCGTTCAGGGAGCGAAGCCGTGA
- a CDS encoding YcnI family protein — protein sequence MKKMSRAALVGAAAVSSVVLVSAPAFAHVSVQPEGAAAKGGYAVIDFKVPNERDDAATTKLEVSFPTDHPLASVMPEPVPGWKVEVTKSKLDKPLEMHGEKLTEAVSKVTWTATGSGADKGVRPGYFQKFPVSVGQLPTDTDQLVFKALQTYDNKEVVRWIEPQQKGQEEPENPAPTLALTAAADDGHGASGASASDDHKEAAAASSDTSSDSDTTARVLGIVGILVGAAGVAFGVLAGRRRTNG from the coding sequence ATGAAGAAGATGTCCCGCGCCGCTCTCGTCGGTGCCGCCGCCGTCTCCTCCGTCGTCCTCGTCTCCGCCCCCGCCTTCGCGCACGTGAGCGTGCAGCCGGAGGGCGCCGCCGCCAAGGGCGGCTACGCGGTGATCGACTTCAAGGTCCCCAACGAGCGCGACGACGCCGCCACGACCAAGCTCGAGGTCAGCTTCCCGACCGACCACCCGCTCGCCTCCGTGATGCCGGAGCCGGTGCCGGGCTGGAAGGTCGAGGTCACCAAGTCCAAGCTGGACAAGCCGCTGGAGATGCACGGCGAGAAACTCACCGAGGCCGTCTCCAAGGTCACCTGGACCGCGACCGGCTCCGGCGCCGACAAGGGCGTACGGCCCGGCTACTTCCAGAAGTTCCCGGTGTCCGTCGGGCAGCTGCCGACCGACACCGACCAGCTCGTGTTCAAGGCGCTCCAGACGTACGACAACAAGGAGGTCGTGCGCTGGATCGAGCCGCAGCAGAAGGGCCAGGAGGAGCCGGAGAACCCGGCGCCCACCCTCGCCCTGACCGCCGCGGCCGACGACGGGCACGGCGCGTCCGGCGCCTCGGCGTCCGACGACCACAAGGAGGCAGCGGCCGCCTCCTCCGACACGTCCTCCGACAGCGACACCACCGCCCGCGTCCTCGGCATCGTCGGCATTCTCGTCGGCGCCGCCGGTGTGGCGTTCGGCGTCCTGGCGGGCCGTCGGCGTACCAACGGCTGA
- a CDS encoding ATP-binding protein encodes MSIWWSLHLRRDAASVPLARRLFMGTMETAGVDPDISYDLSVALSEACANAVEHGGSTATGGTAGAYRVTAYLDGETCRIEVADSGPGFPPPKTRTLTRPVSAHAENGRGLCLIRELADHAHFVNKPGRGGAVVSFDKILKWRKDAPTLMAAV; translated from the coding sequence ATGAGCATCTGGTGGTCCCTCCATCTGCGACGCGATGCTGCGAGCGTGCCGCTGGCCAGGCGCCTGTTCATGGGCACCATGGAGACCGCGGGCGTCGACCCCGACATCTCCTACGACCTGTCGGTGGCGCTCAGCGAGGCATGTGCGAACGCCGTGGAGCACGGCGGTTCCACGGCCACCGGCGGCACCGCGGGCGCGTACCGCGTGACCGCCTACCTCGACGGCGAGACCTGCCGCATCGAGGTGGCCGACTCGGGGCCCGGGTTCCCGCCGCCGAAGACCCGGACGCTCACCCGCCCCGTGTCCGCCCACGCGGAGAACGGACGCGGGCTGTGCCTGATCCGGGAACTGGCCGACCACGCGCACTTCGTGAACAAGCCCGGCCGAGGCGGCGCCGTGGTCAGCTTCGACAAGATCCTCAAGTGGCGGAAGGACGCGCCGACGCTGATGGCGGCGGTCTGA
- a CDS encoding aminopeptidase P family protein, whose translation MSEELTPENPETPEAEEPIKQRKNGLYPGVSDELAENMKSGWADTELHDLQPIAQAAETAARRAALSARFPGERLVVPAGNLKTRSNDTEYAFRASVEYAYLTGNQTEDGVLVLEPTADGHQATIYLLPRSNRENGEFWLDGQGELWVGRRHSLTEAATLYGIPAADVRELADTLREATGPVRVVRGYDAGIEAALTDKVTAERDEELRVFLSEARVVKDAFEIGELQKAVDSTVRGFEDVVKVLDKAEATSERYIEGTFFLRARVEGNDIGYGSICAAGPHACTLHWVRNDGPVRSGDLLLLDAGVETHTYYTADVTRTLPISGTYSDIQRKIYDAVYEAQEAGIAAVKPGAKYRDFHDASQRVLAERLVEWGLVEGPVERVLELGLQRRWTLHGTGHMLGMDVHDCAAARTEAYVDGTLEPGMCLTVEPGLYFQADDLTVPEEYRGIGVRIEDDILVTEDGNRNLSDGLPRRADEVEAWMAGLKG comes from the coding sequence GTGTCGGAGGAGCTCACCCCGGAAAACCCGGAGACCCCGGAGGCCGAGGAGCCCATCAAGCAGCGCAAGAACGGCCTCTACCCGGGCGTATCGGACGAGCTCGCCGAGAACATGAAGTCCGGCTGGGCCGACACCGAGCTGCACGACCTGCAGCCGATCGCGCAGGCCGCCGAGACCGCCGCCCGCCGTGCCGCGCTGTCCGCCCGTTTCCCGGGCGAGCGTCTCGTGGTGCCCGCGGGCAACCTGAAGACCCGCTCGAACGACACGGAGTACGCCTTCCGTGCCTCCGTCGAGTACGCGTACCTCACGGGCAACCAGACGGAGGACGGCGTCCTCGTCCTGGAGCCCACCGCGGACGGCCACCAGGCGACGATCTACCTGCTGCCGCGCTCGAACCGCGAGAACGGCGAGTTCTGGCTCGACGGCCAGGGCGAGCTGTGGGTCGGCCGCCGCCACTCGCTGACCGAGGCCGCGACGCTGTACGGCATCCCCGCCGCCGACGTGCGCGAGCTCGCCGACACGCTGCGCGAGGCCACCGGACCGGTGCGCGTCGTGCGCGGCTACGACGCCGGCATCGAGGCCGCCCTGACCGACAAGGTCACCGCGGAGCGCGACGAGGAGCTGCGCGTCTTCCTCTCCGAGGCCCGCGTCGTGAAGGACGCCTTCGAGATCGGCGAGCTGCAGAAGGCCGTCGACTCGACCGTGCGCGGCTTCGAGGACGTCGTGAAGGTCCTCGACAAGGCCGAGGCGACGAGCGAGCGCTACATCGAGGGCACGTTCTTCCTCCGCGCGCGCGTGGAGGGCAACGACATCGGCTACGGCTCCATCTGCGCCGCCGGCCCGCACGCCTGCACCCTGCACTGGGTCCGCAACGACGGCCCGGTCCGCTCCGGCGACCTGCTCCTGCTCGACGCGGGCGTCGAGACGCACACGTACTACACCGCCGATGTCACGCGCACGCTGCCGATCAGCGGCACGTACAGCGACATCCAGCGGAAGATCTACGACGCGGTGTACGAGGCCCAGGAGGCCGGCATCGCGGCCGTCAAGCCGGGTGCCAAGTACCGCGACTTCCACGACGCCTCGCAGCGCGTGCTCGCCGAGAGGCTCGTCGAGTGGGGCCTGGTCGAGGGCCCGGTCGAGCGCGTCCTGGAGCTGGGGCTGCAGCGCCGCTGGACCCTGCACGGCACCGGTCACATGCTCGGCATGGACGTCCACGACTGCGCGGCCGCGCGCACCGAGGCGTACGTGGACGGCACGCTGGAGCCGGGCATGTGCCTGACCGTCGAGCCCGGTCTGTACTTCCAGGCCGACGACCTGACGGTCCCGGAGGAGTACCGCGGCATCGGCGTCCGCATCGAGGACGACATCCTCGTCACCGAGGACGGCAACCGGAACCTGTCGGACGGGCTGCCGCGCCGGGCCGACGAGGTCGAGGCGTGGATGGCCGGCCTGAAGGGCTGA
- a CDS encoding PP2C family protein-serine/threonine phosphatase yields the protein MTAPRLPKVAGIDSPPGQVPSPAHTVPPAPAASSVSPVASVPSAPGAVIQDRLAGWVSDLTTLHELTERLARTAALEEALHELLRAGAALVGARRGLVVLEPGDGLGPDTTVGLGLSRPDLGHIETVPRGATSYGRILDGLSTDPEARADLLAEDGLDPRHREVAARLGYAASYALPLATEAAGRLGAAVWLYDEPAEPGERPRHLIGLYAAYATEHLARLLERERTRAWSDTIAEELLPARLPRVAGVQLAVRHRTGPRGGGDWYDALPLPEGALGLAVGSVTGSGASAVAAMGRLRASLRAYAVMEGEDPVAVLSDLELLMRLTEPARSATALFAYCEPAERKIVLAGAGHTPPLVIGERRTEFAETTVSAPLGMLACWEAPSAEVTPEPGETVLLYTDGLLRRTGDAMDRAFTRLHAAASSVPRAVREDPDALVDHILRTMLPDGLDTADSDEDVVLLAARFE from the coding sequence ATGACGGCCCCCCGTCTGCCGAAAGTGGCTGGAATCGATTCCCCTCCTGGACAGGTTCCCTCTCCCGCACACACGGTCCCGCCCGCACCTGCCGCGTCCTCGGTGTCTCCGGTGGCCTCCGTCCCGTCCGCCCCGGGCGCCGTCATCCAGGACCGGCTCGCCGGTTGGGTGTCGGATCTGACGACCCTCCACGAACTCACGGAACGGCTGGCCCGCACCGCGGCACTGGAGGAGGCACTCCACGAGCTGCTGCGCGCCGGAGCCGCCCTCGTGGGGGCCCGGCGCGGACTCGTCGTCCTGGAGCCGGGCGACGGACTCGGCCCCGACACCACCGTCGGCCTCGGCCTCTCCCGGCCCGATCTCGGCCACATCGAGACGGTGCCGCGCGGCGCGACCTCGTACGGGCGGATTCTGGACGGGCTCAGCACCGACCCGGAGGCGCGCGCCGATCTGCTCGCCGAGGACGGACTCGACCCGCGCCACCGCGAGGTCGCCGCCCGGCTCGGCTACGCGGCGAGCTACGCGCTCCCGCTCGCCACCGAGGCGGCAGGACGGCTGGGCGCCGCGGTCTGGCTCTACGACGAGCCGGCCGAGCCGGGCGAGCGCCCGCGCCACCTCATCGGCCTCTACGCCGCGTACGCCACCGAGCACCTGGCCCGACTGCTCGAACGGGAGCGCACGCGCGCGTGGTCGGACACGATCGCCGAGGAGCTGCTGCCCGCACGGCTGCCCCGGGTCGCCGGTGTGCAGCTCGCCGTGCGCCACCGCACCGGGCCGCGCGGCGGCGGCGACTGGTACGACGCGCTGCCGCTGCCCGAAGGGGCGCTCGGCCTCGCCGTCGGGTCGGTCACCGGCTCCGGCGCGAGCGCGGTCGCCGCGATGGGCCGGCTGCGCGCGTCCCTGCGCGCGTACGCCGTCATGGAGGGGGAGGACCCGGTCGCGGTCCTGTCCGACCTGGAGCTGCTGATGCGGCTGACCGAGCCCGCGCGCAGCGCCACCGCCCTGTTCGCGTACTGCGAGCCGGCCGAACGCAAGATCGTCCTCGCGGGCGCCGGGCACACCCCGCCCCTGGTGATCGGCGAGCGGCGCACGGAGTTCGCGGAGACGACCGTCTCGGCGCCGCTCGGGATGCTCGCCTGCTGGGAGGCGCCGAGCGCGGAGGTCACGCCGGAGCCGGGCGAGACGGTGCTGCTGTACACGGACGGCCTGCTGCGCCGCACCGGCGACGCCATGGACCGCGCCTTCACCCGGCTGCACGCGGCCGCGTCGAGCGTCCCCCGGGCGGTCCGCGAGGATCCCGACGCCCTCGTCGACCACATCCTGCGCACGATGCTCCCCGACGGCCTGGACACGGCCGACAGCGACGAGGACGTCGTCCTGCTCGCGGCGCGCTTCGAGTAG
- a CDS encoding bifunctional DNA primase/polymerase, whose amino-acid sequence MREILGRRRRLLSRRDSGKSDLISAALTFATAWRWPVLPGIGLEAAGRRDGVRCACPDPECSVPGAHPFDPGLLAATTDERMVRWWWTNRPKAPIVLATGASGGAEGRGPCAVSLPAVAGARALAALDRKEIRLGPVIATPERLFILVAPYSMEQLGELLYAQDFVPGSLRFHGEGGYVALPPSCTGAGQVRWERAPLPGSAAPWVPDVEAVVDAVVDALTRTGVSAPEM is encoded by the coding sequence ATGCGCGAGATCCTCGGAAGGCGACGCAGGCTCCTGTCCAGGCGTGACAGCGGGAAGTCTGACCTGATCAGCGCGGCCCTCACGTTCGCGACAGCGTGGCGGTGGCCGGTTCTGCCGGGCATCGGGCTGGAGGCGGCGGGGCGCCGTGACGGCGTCCGGTGCGCCTGCCCGGACCCTGAGTGCTCGGTGCCGGGCGCGCACCCCTTCGACCCGGGGCTGCTCGCCGCGACGACCGACGAGCGCATGGTCCGCTGGTGGTGGACCAACCGCCCCAAGGCGCCGATCGTGCTCGCGACGGGCGCCTCGGGCGGAGCGGAGGGGCGCGGCCCCTGCGCCGTGAGCCTGCCGGCCGTGGCGGGCGCCCGCGCGCTGGCCGCGCTCGACCGCAAGGAGATCCGGCTCGGCCCGGTGATCGCGACCCCGGAGCGGCTGTTCATCCTCGTGGCGCCGTACTCCATGGAGCAGCTGGGCGAGCTGCTGTACGCGCAGGACTTCGTCCCCGGCTCGCTGCGCTTCCACGGCGAGGGCGGCTATGTGGCCCTGCCGCCGTCCTGTACGGGCGCCGGACAGGTCCGGTGGGAGCGCGCGCCGCTGCCGGGCTCGGCGGCGCCCTGGGTGCCCGATGTGGAGGCCGTGGTCGACGCGGTCGTGGACGCCCTCACTCGTACGGGTGTGAGCGCGCCCGAGATGTAG
- a CDS encoding DUF5926 family protein, with the protein MAKKRPQTKGKPHVTDGTIPVVGAREPCPCGSGRRYKACHGRAAAHAVTELVQRPFESLVGEGDWVALRELVPAATVELTLKDGLPDGVPSVTLATVLPMAWPALRRDDGSVLLGLQNDTSSGDLSRDLADTLLRALEAEPGNPVQARRAPVNGPRLQDVLDPEGAFEPVVHTGFEFWVPDFQEGGEAPQKGGGGRREGASGEVAASLERANAAAIPTVKLAGVDSAYWCETPGKNHLRWVMPHAEEKLLDALARLHAAGTSSLGEGTRLVGSFRAHGLTVPVWDLPSSVKADDVEKPAAEFAERLAAAFATDAPLTADERRARGGLTNRQVTLS; encoded by the coding sequence ATGGCCAAGAAGCGCCCCCAGACCAAGGGCAAGCCGCACGTCACCGACGGGACGATCCCGGTCGTCGGCGCCCGCGAACCCTGCCCCTGCGGCAGCGGCCGCCGCTACAAGGCCTGCCACGGCCGGGCCGCCGCGCACGCGGTGACCGAGCTGGTGCAGCGCCCGTTCGAGAGCCTCGTGGGCGAGGGCGACTGGGTGGCGCTGCGCGAGCTGGTGCCCGCCGCGACCGTGGAGCTGACGCTGAAGGACGGACTGCCCGACGGCGTCCCCTCGGTCACCCTCGCGACCGTGCTGCCCATGGCGTGGCCCGCGCTGCGCCGCGACGACGGCTCGGTCCTGCTGGGTCTGCAGAACGACACGTCCTCCGGCGACCTCAGCCGCGACCTCGCCGACACCCTGCTGCGCGCCCTCGAGGCCGAGCCGGGCAACCCGGTGCAGGCCCGGCGCGCGCCGGTGAACGGACCGCGCCTTCAGGACGTCCTCGACCCCGAGGGCGCTTTCGAGCCGGTCGTGCACACGGGCTTCGAATTCTGGGTCCCGGACTTTCAGGAGGGCGGCGAAGCTCCTCAGAAGGGTGGTGGCGGGCGACGGGAGGGCGCGTCGGGCGAGGTGGCCGCCTCCCTGGAGCGGGCCAACGCCGCGGCCATCCCGACCGTGAAGCTGGCCGGTGTGGACAGCGCCTACTGGTGCGAGACCCCCGGGAAGAACCACCTGCGGTGGGTCATGCCGCACGCCGAGGAGAAGCTCCTCGACGCGCTCGCGCGGCTGCACGCGGCCGGCACGTCCTCGCTCGGCGAGGGCACCCGGCTGGTCGGCTCCTTCCGGGCGCACGGTCTGACGGTGCCGGTGTGGGACCTGCCGAGTTCGGTCAAGGCCGACGACGTCGAGAAGCCCGCCGCCGAGTTCGCCGAGCGGCTCGCCGCCGCGTTCGCCACGGACGCACCACTGACCGCGGACGAGCGCCGCGCGCGCGGGGGACTCACCAACCGACAGGTGACCCTCAGCTGA